The following are from one region of the Neosynechococcus sphagnicola sy1 genome:
- a CDS encoding DedA family protein: protein MAEWITSTMHSLGYWGIGLLMFFENLFPPIPSELIMPLAGFTVARGQMNFGAAILAGVLGTMLGALPWYYAGKILGHHRLYHLANRYGKWMGISGHDIEKANLWFNRHGKKAVFLARLVPGIRTLISIPAGICQMPLLPFLLYSTLGTTLWVTLLTVAGYLLGDNYEWVDQYIGPLSKVVLGLLLVTFFGLGGVATVQRIRAGSTQGAIVDFNLVQSLSPVACLPIV, encoded by the coding sequence ATGGCTGAATGGATTACCAGCACGATGCACTCCCTGGGTTATTGGGGGATTGGGTTGCTGATGTTTTTCGAGAATCTCTTCCCGCCGATTCCCTCAGAGTTGATCATGCCGTTGGCAGGGTTTACCGTCGCCCGCGGACAGATGAATTTTGGGGCTGCCATCCTGGCGGGGGTTCTGGGAACGATGTTGGGGGCATTGCCCTGGTATTACGCAGGTAAAATTCTGGGACACCATCGTCTCTATCACCTGGCTAACCGCTATGGCAAGTGGATGGGGATCTCGGGGCATGACATTGAAAAGGCCAATTTGTGGTTCAATCGCCACGGCAAAAAAGCGGTCTTCCTGGCTCGCTTGGTTCCTGGTATCCGCACCCTGATCTCGATTCCAGCGGGAATTTGTCAGATGCCGCTCCTGCCGTTTCTGCTCTACTCCACTCTGGGAACGACGCTTTGGGTCACCTTGCTCACGGTTGCTGGCTACCTCTTGGGGGACAATTACGAGTGGGTAGATCAGTATATTGGCCCCCTGTCAAAGGTCGTCCTAGGGCTTCTGCTCGTCACGTTTTTTGGTCTGGGTGGGGTGGCGACAGTTCAGAGGATCAGGGCCGGCTCAACGCAAGGGGCGATCGTAGACTTTAACCTTGTCCAGTCGCTGTCCCCAGTAGCCTGTCTTCCTATCGTTTGA